One stretch of Cellulomonas wangsupingiae DNA includes these proteins:
- the ggt gene encoding gamma-glutamyltransferase, with protein MRTSTLARPLVVVAAAFALSAGALPGDAAPPGVGDEIDGAGLDGSGPDGRGGHHGRPPAKVPVAVGTGGAVATVDPDATRVGLDVLRRGGNAVDAAVAAAATLGVAEPYSAGIGGGGFLVVYDAATGSVQTLDGRETAPAAMGSDAFVEDGVAIPPEEAVTSGLSVGVPGTPATWQAALDTWGTLSLRDALAGATRVAERGFVVDRTFAEQTEANADRFADFTSTAALYLPGGSVPRVGSVLRNPDLARTYRLLARHGVDALYTGPLAREIVDTVQAPPVAPGSTRVVRPGLLQPADLAAYEVVPRDPTLVTYRGLDVYGMAPPSSGGSTVGEALNILETVDLGALDETQALHHYVEAAALAFADRNRWVGDPAFVDVPLDELLSDGFAAERACLIDPAAALPKPVAPGVPDGTYGPYEPCAPGGDAATETPEGTSTTHLTTADRWGNVVAYTLTIESTGGNGIVVPGRGFLLNNELTDFSFTDTQGGADPNLPGPGKRPRSSMAPTIVLQDGRPLLALGSPGGATIITTVLQTLVNRLDLGMPLDQAVAAPRATPRNGTSIQAEPGFPRAGLEALGHVFADTPEIGAAAAIEVLDRGRFLAVAEPERRGGGSAGVVRPRR; from the coding sequence ATGCGCACGTCCACGCTCGCCCGTCCGCTCGTCGTCGTCGCCGCCGCGTTCGCGCTCAGTGCGGGCGCGCTGCCCGGTGATGCCGCACCGCCCGGGGTGGGTGACGAGATCGACGGTGCGGGCCTCGACGGGTCCGGGCCGGACGGACGCGGCGGGCACCACGGGCGGCCACCCGCCAAGGTGCCCGTCGCGGTCGGCACCGGCGGTGCCGTGGCGACGGTCGACCCGGACGCCACGCGCGTCGGGCTGGACGTGCTGCGCCGCGGCGGCAACGCCGTCGACGCCGCGGTGGCCGCCGCCGCGACCCTGGGTGTCGCCGAGCCGTACTCGGCCGGCATCGGGGGCGGCGGGTTCCTCGTCGTCTACGACGCCGCGACGGGGAGCGTGCAGACGCTCGACGGGCGCGAGACCGCACCGGCCGCGATGGGCAGCGACGCGTTCGTCGAGGACGGCGTCGCGATCCCGCCCGAGGAGGCGGTGACGTCCGGCCTGTCGGTCGGCGTGCCGGGGACCCCGGCGACGTGGCAGGCCGCCCTCGACACCTGGGGCACGCTCAGCCTGCGCGACGCGCTGGCCGGCGCGACGCGGGTCGCGGAGCGCGGGTTCGTCGTGGACCGGACGTTCGCCGAGCAGACGGAGGCGAACGCGGACCGGTTCGCCGACTTCACGTCGACGGCCGCGCTGTACCTGCCGGGCGGGTCCGTGCCCCGCGTCGGGTCGGTGCTGCGCAACCCGGACCTCGCGCGCACGTACCGGCTCCTCGCGCGCCACGGCGTCGACGCGCTCTACACGGGCCCGCTCGCGCGGGAGATCGTCGACACGGTGCAGGCGCCGCCCGTCGCTCCCGGCAGCACACGCGTCGTGCGGCCCGGGCTGCTCCAGCCGGCCGACCTCGCCGCGTACGAGGTCGTGCCGCGCGACCCCACGCTCGTCACCTACCGGGGCCTCGACGTGTACGGCATGGCCCCGCCGTCGTCCGGCGGGTCGACGGTGGGCGAGGCGCTGAACATCCTCGAGACCGTGGACCTGGGCGCCCTCGACGAGACGCAGGCGCTGCACCACTACGTCGAGGCGGCGGCCCTCGCGTTCGCCGACCGCAACCGCTGGGTCGGCGACCCCGCCTTCGTCGACGTGCCGCTCGACGAGCTGCTGTCCGACGGCTTCGCGGCCGAGCGCGCGTGCCTCATCGACCCGGCGGCGGCGCTGCCCAAGCCGGTCGCGCCCGGAGTCCCCGACGGGACGTACGGGCCGTACGAGCCGTGCGCCCCGGGCGGCGACGCGGCCACCGAGACCCCCGAGGGCACGTCGACGACGCACCTGACGACGGCCGACCGGTGGGGCAACGTCGTGGCGTACACGCTGACGATCGAGTCCACCGGAGGCAACGGGATCGTCGTGCCCGGGCGTGGGTTCCTGCTCAACAACGAGCTGACGGACTTCAGCTTCACCGACACGCAGGGCGGCGCGGACCCGAACCTGCCCGGGCCGGGCAAGCGCCCGCGCAGCTCGATGGCCCCGACGATCGTCCTGCAGGACGGCCGCCCGCTGCTCGCCCTGGGGTCGCCGGGTGGCGCGACGATCATCACCACGGTGCTGCAGACGCTGGTGAACCGCCTGGACCTCGGCATGCCGCTCGACCAGGCGGTCGCGGCCCCGCGTGCGACGCCCCGCAACGGCACGTCGATCCAGGCGGAGCCGGGCTTCCCGCGCGCCGGCCTCGAGGCCCTCGGGCACGTCTTCGCCGACACCCCGGAGATCGGGGCGGCGGCGGCGATCGAGGTGCTGGACCGGGGCAGGTTCCTGGCCGTCGCCGAGCCTGAGCGCCGCGGCGGCGGCAGCGCGGGGGTGGTGCGTCCGCGGCGGTGA
- a CDS encoding KTSC domain-containing protein → MFRTSSALRPRAARHDAASGTLTVRLTSVSGGSWAEYEYRDVPADVAHRVTTAGVRLRAALLEHVVDRYAVRRCGTPRWVEPATTGPA, encoded by the coding sequence GTGTTCCGTACGTCCTCCGCCCTGCGGCCCCGCGCCGCCCGCCACGACGCCGCGTCCGGCACCCTGACGGTCCGTCTCACGTCCGTCTCGGGGGGCAGCTGGGCCGAGTACGAGTACCGCGACGTCCCCGCGGACGTCGCGCACCGCGTCACCACCGCCGGCGTCCGCCTGCGCGCGGCGCTGCTCGAGCACGTCGTGGACCGCTACGCCGTGCGCCGCTGCGGGACCCCCCGGTGGGTCGAGCCGGCGACCACCGGCCCCGCCTGA
- a CDS encoding HAD-IIB family hydrolase, translating to MTYELVLFDLDDTLAPSKSKVHPQIVDMIVALTRVAQVGIISGGRFEQFDAQLLSSVDDTAALSRLHVLPTCGTRYLVHDGAAWAEVYSEPLTEDESARAAAAVEKSARELGLWEENTWGDRIELRGSQVTFSALGQEAPVDAKAAWDPDGAKKEKLRAAVAEQLPDLEVRSGGSTSVDITRKGIDKAYGVNRLLARLGLEPTQAVFFGDRLDEGGNDYPVISTGVPCVAVEGWEDTPAKVRAAVPEAFA from the coding sequence ATGACCTACGAGCTCGTGCTCTTCGACCTGGACGACACTCTCGCGCCCTCGAAGAGCAAGGTGCACCCGCAGATCGTCGACATGATCGTCGCGCTCACCCGCGTCGCGCAGGTCGGCATCATCTCCGGCGGCCGGTTCGAGCAGTTCGACGCCCAGCTGCTGTCGTCGGTCGACGACACCGCGGCCCTCTCCCGCCTGCACGTGCTGCCGACGTGCGGGACGCGCTACCTGGTGCACGACGGCGCCGCATGGGCCGAGGTGTACAGCGAGCCGCTCACCGAGGACGAGTCCGCCCGCGCCGCCGCCGCCGTCGAGAAGTCGGCGCGCGAGCTGGGGCTGTGGGAGGAGAACACCTGGGGGGACCGCATCGAGCTGCGCGGCAGCCAGGTGACGTTCTCCGCCCTCGGTCAGGAGGCCCCCGTCGACGCGAAGGCCGCCTGGGACCCGGACGGCGCGAAGAAGGAGAAGCTGCGTGCGGCCGTCGCCGAGCAGCTGCCCGACCTCGAGGTCCGCTCCGGCGGCTCGACGTCCGTCGACATCACCCGCAAGGGCATCGACAAGGCGTACGGCGTCAACCGGCTGCTCGCGCGCCTGGGCCTGGAGCCGACGCAGGCCGTGTTCTTCGGCGACCGCCTCGACGAGGGCGGCAACGACTACCCGGTGATCTCGACGGGCGTGCCGTGCGTCGCGGTCGAGGGCTGGGAGGACACGCCCGCCAAGGTGCGCGCGGCCGTGCCGGAGGCGTTCGCCTGA
- a CDS encoding peptidase E, which translates to MTRLDGTVLTIGGGGFSMPEVADAGSIDDFLLGLTGRDTPRVCFVGTASGDAASYVERFVAAFDGRARTSVLALFGNGPDGAIPLDRLDDVLEQDVVYVGGGSTANLLAVWRLHGLPELLAEAARRGTVLAGISAGMNCWFEASSTDSFGPYAPLRDGLGLLRGSACPHYRGEPGRRETYLRWVGTGALPDGYAADDGVALLWRGGELVEAVGEARGASAYRVHQGVDGAVETPVPTRLLAG; encoded by the coding sequence ATGACGCGACTCGACGGGACCGTCCTGACCATCGGCGGCGGCGGCTTCTCCATGCCGGAGGTCGCGGACGCCGGCTCGATCGACGACTTCCTGCTGGGCCTGACCGGCCGCGACACCCCGCGGGTCTGCTTCGTCGGCACCGCGAGCGGCGACGCGGCGTCGTACGTCGAACGCTTCGTGGCCGCGTTCGACGGTCGTGCCCGCACGTCCGTGCTCGCGCTGTTCGGCAACGGGCCGGACGGCGCGATCCCGCTGGACCGGCTCGACGACGTCCTCGAGCAGGACGTCGTGTACGTCGGCGGCGGGTCGACGGCGAACCTGCTGGCGGTGTGGCGGCTGCACGGCCTGCCCGAGCTGCTCGCCGAGGCGGCGCGCCGTGGGACCGTGCTCGCCGGGATCTCGGCCGGCATGAACTGCTGGTTCGAGGCGTCCAGCACCGACTCCTTCGGACCGTACGCGCCGCTGCGCGACGGCCTCGGCCTGCTGCGCGGGTCGGCGTGCCCGCACTACCGCGGTGAGCCCGGCAGGCGCGAGACGTACCTGCGGTGGGTCGGCACGGGCGCGCTGCCCGACGGCTACGCCGCCGACGACGGCGTCGCCCTGCTGTGGCGCGGCGGTGAGCTCGTGGAGGCGGTCGGCGAGGCGCGCGGGGCGAGCGCGTACCGGGTCCACCAGGGCGTCGACGGCGCCGTGGAGACGCCCGTGCCGACGCGGCTGCTCGCTGGCTGA
- a CDS encoding S-adenosylmethionine decarboxylase family protein, translating to MHRNHVYVFDVASARPALLDDLDVVRTALTGLVADAGLHPVGSDAVHRFAPQGLSVAILLAESHVAVHTWPEHGTAYVTLTTCRRPPAGFVERTRTALADAWHGTVLARTMADA from the coding sequence GTGCACCGCAACCACGTGTACGTGTTCGACGTCGCGTCGGCCCGCCCCGCGCTGCTCGACGACCTGGACGTCGTGCGCACGGCGCTGACCGGCCTCGTCGCGGACGCCGGCCTGCACCCCGTCGGCTCCGACGCGGTCCACCGCTTCGCACCCCAGGGCCTGAGCGTGGCGATCCTGCTCGCGGAGTCGCACGTGGCCGTGCACACCTGGCCCGAGCACGGCACCGCCTACGTGACCCTGACGACGTGCCGCCGCCCGCCGGCCGGGTTCGTCGAGCGCACGCGCACGGCCCTCGCCGACGCGTGGCACGGCACCGTCCTCGCCCGCACGATGGCCGACGCGTGA
- a CDS encoding DUF350 domain-containing protein, with the protein MITDLLSTIVYSVLGIVLLLLTIVVVNKLFKLNLHRELVDEHNTAFGILIAGVAVAIGIIIAGTISS; encoded by the coding sequence GTGATCACCGACCTGCTGTCGACCATCGTCTACTCGGTGCTCGGCATCGTCCTGCTGCTGCTCACGATCGTGGTCGTGAACAAGCTGTTCAAGCTGAACCTGCACCGCGAGCTGGTCGACGAGCACAACACCGCCTTCGGCATCCTCATCGCCGGCGTCGCGGTCGCGATCGGCATCATCATCGCGGGCACCATCAGCTCCTGA
- a CDS encoding polyamine aminopropyltransferase encodes MDVDEQPVAALRGRAAGRTMDRPTVFAAALLVAVGGIVYELILGTAASYLVGDSVVAFSVATGVTLFGMGLGSLLAPHLPGPSGIAFARNELALGLVGGASVLVLFWAYGATSLYWPVFVLLSLAIGVGIGVEIPLLVALLKEHGRDESVALLSKVLAVDYLGALLASLLFPFVLLPGLGLVRTALAVAILNVGVALFMLARMGHQPRWTWSTASALVALVAVFAVSSGVEAALSTRLYEDPVVAATTSRYQKLVVTDYQGDVRLYLDDQLQFSSADEARYHETLAHATLTSVAAPASVAILGGGDGLLAREVLRYPSVREVVVVDLDPAVTELARTNRLVRDLNEGSLDDPRVTVVNADAFGWVRGTDATFDAVLVDLVDPSNERVAKLYSAEFYAAVAARLRPGGVMATQATSTYFTPHAFWQVVATMEAGAPGRTVVPLSVNVPSFGEWGFALSLPGGASSLLTAAPLPDGLRFHDASSLGATTRLPGDLPERDAVPSTLLSPRVHTTYQGDMAHWRY; translated from the coding sequence GTGGACGTCGACGAGCAGCCCGTGGCCGCCCTCCGCGGACGGGCGGCCGGCCGGACGATGGACCGACCCACGGTGTTCGCGGCGGCACTGCTCGTCGCCGTCGGCGGCATCGTCTACGAGCTGATCCTCGGCACCGCCGCCTCGTACCTGGTCGGCGACTCGGTCGTCGCGTTCTCGGTGGCGACCGGGGTCACGCTGTTCGGCATGGGGCTGGGGTCGCTGCTCGCCCCGCACCTGCCCGGCCCGTCGGGCATCGCGTTCGCGCGCAACGAGCTCGCGCTGGGCCTCGTCGGCGGCGCGTCGGTGCTCGTGCTGTTCTGGGCGTACGGGGCGACGTCGCTGTACTGGCCGGTGTTCGTGCTGCTGTCGCTCGCGATCGGCGTGGGCATCGGCGTCGAGATCCCGCTGCTGGTCGCGCTGCTCAAGGAGCACGGGCGTGACGAGTCGGTCGCGCTGCTGTCGAAGGTGCTGGCGGTGGACTACCTGGGGGCGCTGCTCGCGTCCCTGCTGTTCCCGTTCGTCCTGCTGCCGGGCCTCGGGCTGGTCCGCACGGCCCTGGCGGTGGCGATCCTCAACGTCGGCGTCGCGCTGTTCATGCTGGCCCGCATGGGGCACCAGCCGCGGTGGACGTGGTCGACGGCGTCGGCACTGGTGGCGCTCGTCGCGGTGTTCGCCGTCTCGTCGGGTGTGGAGGCCGCGCTGAGCACGCGTCTGTACGAGGACCCCGTGGTCGCGGCGACGACGTCGAGGTACCAGAAGCTCGTCGTGACGGACTACCAGGGCGACGTGCGGCTGTACCTGGACGACCAGCTGCAGTTCTCGTCGGCCGACGAGGCGCGGTACCACGAGACCCTCGCGCACGCGACGCTCACGTCGGTGGCGGCGCCGGCGTCCGTCGCGATCCTGGGCGGCGGGGACGGGCTGCTGGCACGCGAGGTGCTGCGGTACCCGTCGGTGCGCGAGGTCGTGGTGGTCGACCTGGACCCCGCGGTGACGGAGCTGGCACGGACCAACCGCCTGGTCCGCGACCTGAACGAGGGCTCCCTGGACGACCCGCGCGTCACGGTGGTCAACGCCGACGCGTTCGGCTGGGTGCGCGGCACGGACGCGACGTTCGACGCCGTGCTGGTCGACCTGGTCGACCCGTCGAACGAGCGGGTGGCCAAGCTGTACTCGGCGGAGTTCTACGCGGCCGTGGCCGCCCGCCTGCGGCCCGGGGGCGTGATGGCCACGCAGGCCACGTCGACGTACTTCACGCCGCACGCGTTCTGGCAGGTGGTCGCCACGATGGAGGCGGGCGCCCCCGGCCGCACGGTCGTGCCGCTGAGCGTGAACGTCCCGTCGTTCGGCGAGTGGGGGTTCGCGCTGAGCCTGCCAGGCGGGGCGTCGTCGCTGCTGACGGCCGCACCCCTGCCCGACGGGCTGCGGTTCCACGACGCGTCCTCGCTGGGCGCGACGACGCGCCTGCCCGGCGACCTGCCGGAGCGTGACGCGGTGCCGTCGACGCTGCTGTCACCCCGCGTCCACACCACCTACCAGGGCGACATGGCGCACTGGCGGTACTGA
- a CDS encoding MarR family winged helix-turn-helix transcriptional regulator: MVDDEPRWLSTDETNAWIALSALTTHLPHALDTQLQRDAGISLAEYHVLSWLSMAPDRTHRMRDLAARADVSLSHLSRIVARLEARGWIRRHPDPTDGRTTLATLTDAGWDKVVATAPGHVAEARRRVFDRLDDAQVGHLAAVARQVVEACGVTLPRVDGA, from the coding sequence ATGGTGGACGACGAGCCGCGCTGGCTGAGCACCGACGAGACCAACGCCTGGATCGCGCTCAGCGCGCTCACCACCCACCTGCCCCACGCCCTGGACACGCAGCTGCAGCGCGACGCCGGCATCTCGCTGGCCGAGTACCACGTGCTCTCGTGGCTCTCGATGGCACCGGACCGCACCCACCGGATGCGCGACCTCGCCGCGCGCGCCGACGTCAGCCTGTCCCACCTGTCACGCATCGTCGCGCGCCTCGAGGCGCGCGGCTGGATCCGCCGGCACCCCGATCCCACCGACGGCCGCACCACGCTCGCCACGCTCACCGACGCCGGCTGGGACAAGGTCGTCGCGACGGCGCCCGGGCACGTCGCCGAGGCGCGCCGCCGCGTGTTCGACCGCCTCGACGACGCGCAGGTCGGGCACCTCGCGGCCGTTGCGAGGCAGGTCGTCGAGGCCTGCGGCGTCACGCTCCCCCGGGTCGACGGGGCCTGA
- a CDS encoding LamG domain-containing protein produces MHDRSSSRRLATVVRALAVGALTGALALVPGVALAHGGGPSGHAPRAVNHAPDRPADVGTSGPESSCSSSTAAALRSATPTLRATLSDPDGDALRGTFQVRDGRTGRLLWSSRATAAQASGSAHAVQVPEGLLRDGRAHEWRVQARDAKGRTSPVVRCRIAVDVTAPGLPTVAPVEGAGAVYAEDAVAGGIGVAGDFRFEAPGTDDVAAFLYAFDGAPAQVDVVPGDAGATVTWVPTSAGPHQLTVQAVDVAGNVGPERLYRFTVTAAPTAPAGARWLLDEGQGLTATDTRAGTTLTLTPSTTWADGMAAELWGTTTDRALLLDEADDGASTAGPVVDTTGSFSVATVVRVDADGAPATVVSQDGAAGSAFTLGTSTTACDEELTTCWAFAVAGTGGDTVVATSTVPVSVGSWYGVFGVRDATSGVLRVDVCHLGTVDEPGSPSSLTGADVSLDVAAGSDGPFRVGTAQEGSTPWVGAVSGVQTWGSVIDVTRERLICSGRM; encoded by the coding sequence GTGCACGACCGTTCGTCCTCCCGTCGCCTCGCCACCGTGGTCCGCGCGCTCGCGGTCGGTGCGCTCACCGGCGCGCTCGCCCTCGTCCCGGGGGTCGCGCTGGCGCACGGCGGCGGCCCGTCGGGGCACGCGCCGCGTGCCGTGAACCACGCGCCCGACCGCCCCGCCGACGTGGGCACGTCGGGGCCCGAGTCGTCGTGCTCGTCGTCGACGGCCGCGGCCCTGCGGTCCGCGACGCCCACGCTGCGGGCGACGCTGTCGGACCCTGACGGCGACGCCCTGCGCGGCACGTTCCAGGTGCGCGACGGGCGGACGGGGCGTCTGCTGTGGTCGTCGCGCGCGACCGCCGCGCAGGCGTCGGGGTCGGCCCACGCGGTCCAGGTGCCCGAGGGGCTGCTGCGCGACGGTCGCGCGCACGAGTGGCGGGTGCAGGCGCGCGACGCCAAGGGCCGCACGAGCCCGGTCGTGCGGTGCCGCATCGCCGTCGACGTCACCGCTCCCGGGCTGCCGACGGTGGCACCGGTCGAGGGTGCGGGCGCCGTCTACGCCGAGGACGCCGTGGCCGGGGGCATCGGCGTCGCCGGGGACTTCCGGTTCGAGGCCCCGGGCACGGACGACGTGGCGGCCTTCCTCTACGCGTTCGACGGCGCACCCGCGCAGGTCGACGTCGTGCCGGGGGACGCCGGGGCGACGGTGACGTGGGTACCGACCTCCGCGGGACCGCACCAGCTCACGGTGCAGGCCGTGGACGTGGCCGGCAACGTGGGACCCGAGCGTCTCTACCGGTTCACGGTGACGGCTGCGCCGACGGCGCCGGCGGGCGCCCGCTGGCTCCTCGACGAGGGGCAGGGCCTGACGGCGACCGACACCCGCGCCGGCACGACCCTGACCCTGACGCCCTCGACCACGTGGGCCGACGGCATGGCCGCCGAGCTCTGGGGCACGACGACGGACCGCGCGCTGCTCCTGGACGAGGCGGACGACGGCGCGTCGACGGCAGGACCGGTCGTCGACACCACGGGCAGCTTCTCGGTCGCGACCGTCGTGCGGGTCGACGCGGACGGTGCGCCCGCGACGGTCGTCAGCCAGGACGGCGCCGCCGGTAGCGCGTTCACGCTCGGCACCAGCACCACCGCGTGCGACGAGGAGCTCACCACGTGCTGGGCGTTCGCGGTCGCGGGCACCGGCGGCGACACCGTCGTGGCGACGTCGACCGTCCCGGTGAGCGTCGGGTCCTGGTACGGCGTCTTCGGGGTGCGGGACGCGACGTCCGGTGTGCTGCGGGTCGACGTCTGCCACCTCGGCACCGTCGACGAGCCCGGGTCGCCCAGCTCCCTGACGGGTGCCGACGTGAGCCTGGACGTCGCGGCCGGGAGCGACGGGCCGTTCCGCGTCGGCACGGCGCAGGAGGGCTCGACGCCGTGGGTCGGCGCCGTCAGCGGCGTGCAGACCTGGGGCAGCGTCATCGACGTCACCCGCGAGCGGCTGATCTGCAGCGGCCGCATGTGA
- a CDS encoding anti-sigma factor family protein: MTADPYREWDAAYVLGALAPAERREFETHLAGCDACRAAVGELAGMPALLGMVPAQDAAAVPAAPDPAGDVVPLTRLAEAARRRRTRGRAALAGAAAVLVVLTGVTASAVTAARAPDPVVVAADARTVALTPVGGSGVTADLTLAETGWGTRLDWSCAYEAAELPEGVYELVLVGGDGQRSVVATWTSTGERTASGLGASSALPLDGIERVELGVVGLDRPLAAGDV; encoded by the coding sequence ATGACCGCCGACCCGTACCGCGAGTGGGACGCCGCGTACGTGCTGGGCGCGCTCGCACCCGCGGAACGCCGCGAGTTCGAGACGCACCTCGCCGGGTGCGACGCCTGCCGGGCGGCGGTCGGTGAGCTCGCCGGCATGCCTGCGCTGCTGGGCATGGTGCCGGCACAGGACGCCGCGGCCGTGCCCGCCGCGCCCGACCCCGCCGGAGACGTCGTCCCCCTCACCCGCCTCGCAGAGGCGGCGCGGCGGCGTCGGACGCGGGGTCGTGCAGCGCTCGCGGGTGCGGCCGCGGTGCTCGTCGTCCTCACGGGCGTCACGGCGTCCGCGGTCACCGCCGCCAGGGCGCCCGACCCGGTCGTGGTCGCGGCCGACGCGCGGACCGTCGCGCTGACGCCCGTGGGCGGCTCGGGGGTGACGGCCGACCTGACGCTCGCCGAGACGGGCTGGGGCACGCGCCTGGACTGGTCCTGCGCGTACGAGGCGGCCGAGCTCCCCGAGGGGGTCTACGAGCTCGTCCTCGTGGGCGGCGACGGGCAGCGGTCCGTCGTCGCGACGTGGACGAGCACGGGCGAGCGCACGGCCTCGGGCCTGGGCGCGTCGTCCGCGCTGCCGCTGGACGGGATCGAGCGCGTCGAGCTGGGGGTCGTAGGGCTGGACCGGCCGCTGGCGGCCGGCGACGTGTGA
- a CDS encoding sigma-70 family RNA polymerase sigma factor, producing the protein MTADPDALLRATHAAHADALHRYVARLTDAARAQDVVQETLLRAWRHPDVLTRPEPSVRAWLFTVARNLVVDDARSAQRRHEMPSDAPPDAATGDGTQAVLDRWLVADALASLSADHRAVVVGAYYGGRSVAELAAEQGVPPGTVRSRLHYALRALRLALQERGVTS; encoded by the coding sequence ATGACGGCCGACCCCGACGCGCTGCTGCGTGCCACGCACGCGGCGCACGCCGACGCGCTGCACCGGTACGTCGCGCGCCTCACCGACGCGGCCCGCGCGCAGGACGTCGTGCAGGAGACCCTGCTGCGGGCGTGGCGTCACCCCGACGTGCTGACCCGCCCCGAGCCGTCCGTGCGGGCGTGGCTGTTCACCGTCGCCCGGAACCTCGTCGTCGACGACGCGCGCAGCGCCCAGCGCCGCCACGAGATGCCGTCCGACGCACCGCCGGACGCCGCCACCGGCGACGGCACCCAGGCCGTGCTCGACCGCTGGCTCGTCGCCGACGCGCTGGCGTCGCTCTCGGCGGACCACCGGGCGGTCGTCGTCGGCGCCTACTACGGCGGGCGCTCGGTCGCCGAGCTCGCGGCCGAGCAGGGCGTGCCGCCCGGCACCGTGAGGTCGCGGCTGCACTACGCGCTGCGCGCCCTGCGCCTCGCGCTGCAGGAGAGGGGAGTGACGTCATGA
- a CDS encoding YceI family protein, with translation MNKRTKVWAGVGAGVVVLGVVAVAVGPGLYADWANSNAQAAPTLEASAAGGPVAATDGTWTVADGSFAGYRVEEVLRGEDVTVTGRTEDVTGSVTVEGGSLTAAEIEVDMASIATDEPPRDNYFRDQAVQVGTFPTATFTLTEPVELGDGVTSAQLTGDLTIRDVTQEVTVDAQVAGSGDAVQVVGSVPVTFADFGVQAPSLGFVTVEDTGAVEFDLRLTAS, from the coding sequence ATGAACAAGCGGACGAAGGTGTGGGCAGGGGTCGGTGCGGGCGTGGTCGTGCTCGGGGTGGTGGCCGTGGCCGTCGGCCCCGGCCTGTACGCGGACTGGGCCAACAGCAACGCGCAGGCCGCGCCGACGCTCGAGGCGAGCGCCGCGGGCGGACCCGTGGCGGCGACGGACGGCACGTGGACCGTCGCGGACGGGTCGTTCGCCGGGTACCGCGTCGAGGAGGTGCTGCGCGGCGAGGACGTGACGGTCACCGGCCGCACCGAGGACGTGACGGGCTCCGTCACGGTCGAGGGCGGCAGCCTCACCGCGGCCGAGATCGAGGTCGACATGGCGAGCATCGCGACCGACGAGCCGCCGCGCGACAACTACTTCCGGGACCAGGCCGTGCAGGTCGGGACGTTCCCCACGGCGACGTTCACGCTCACCGAGCCCGTCGAGCTGGGTGACGGCGTCACCAGCGCGCAGCTCACGGGCGACCTGACGATCCGCGACGTCACGCAGGAGGTGACGGTCGACGCGCAGGTCGCCGGCAGCGGCGACGCGGTCCAGGTGGTGGGGTCGGTGCCGGTGACGTTCGCGGACTTCGGCGTCCAGGCGCCGTCGCTCGGGTTCGTGACGGTGGAGGACACCGGGGCCGTCGAGTTCGACCTGCGGCTGACGGCGTCCTGA
- a CDS encoding GNAT family N-acetyltransferase, with product MDVHPQQATAADATAIHALRRSLEDWMATRGIDQWPVGSVPAERIAAQVADGQWWVVRDDDGLRGVVRVVATDPEYWGDDDAPALYVHGLMVARRAAGTGLGRALVEWVGERARAAGATWLRLDHRASNPHLDDVYRSWGFEPVGVTDRPGFEVVLMQRPAAP from the coding sequence GTGGACGTCCACCCCCAGCAGGCCACCGCCGCCGACGCGACGGCGATCCACGCGCTGCGGCGCTCCCTCGAGGACTGGATGGCCACCCGCGGCATCGACCAGTGGCCCGTCGGGTCCGTGCCGGCCGAGCGCATCGCGGCGCAGGTGGCCGACGGGCAGTGGTGGGTGGTCCGCGACGACGACGGGCTGCGGGGCGTCGTGCGCGTCGTCGCCACGGACCCCGAGTACTGGGGCGACGACGACGCGCCCGCCCTCTACGTCCACGGGCTCATGGTCGCCCGGCGGGCGGCGGGGACCGGGCTCGGGCGGGCGCTCGTCGAGTGGGTGGGCGAGCGTGCGCGCGCTGCCGGCGCGACGTGGCTGCGGCTCGACCACCGCGCGTCCAACCCGCACCTGGACGACGTGTACCGGTCCTGGGGGTTCGAGCCGGTCGGCGTCACCGACCGCCCGGGGTTCGAGGTGGTGCTCATGCAGCGCCCCGCGGCGCCGTGA